A genome region from Bufo gargarizans isolate SCDJY-AF-19 chromosome 2, ASM1485885v1, whole genome shotgun sequence includes the following:
- the PCNA gene encoding proliferating cell nuclear antigen, whose protein sequence is MFEARLVQGSILKKVLEALKDLIDEACWDITSSGISLQSMDSSHVSLVQLTLRSDGFDTYRCDRNQSIGVKMSSMSKILKCAASEDIITLRAEDNADTVTMVFESPNHEKVSDYEMKLMDLDVEQLGIPEQEYSCVIKMPSGEFARICRDLSQIGDAVVISCAKDGVKFSASGELGTGNVKLSQTSNVDKEEEAVTIEMNEPVQLTFALRYLNFFTKATPLSPTVTLSMSADIPLVVEYKIADMGHVKYYLAPKIEDEEAS, encoded by the exons ATGTTTGAGGCCAGACTAGTGCAGGGCTCCATCCTGAAGAAGGTGCTGGAAGCGCTGAAAGATCTGATCGATGAGGCTTGCTGGGACATCACCTCCAGCGGCATCAGCCTGCAGAGCATGGACTCGTCTCACGTCTCCCTGGTGCAGCTCACCCTCCGCTCCGACGGGTTTGACACCTACCGCTGCGACCGGAACCAGTCCATCGGCGTCAAGATGAGCAG TATGTCAAAAATCTTGAAGTGTGCAGCGAGTGAAGACATAATTACTCTGAGAGCCGAGGACAATGCAGATACAGTCACAATGGTGTTTGAATCTCCAA ATCATGAGAAGGTTTCCGACTATGAGATGAAGTTGATGGATCTGGATGTTGAACAGTTAGGAATTCCA GAGCAGGAGTATAGTTGTGTTATAAAGATGCCATCTGGGGAATTTGCACGCATTTGTCGGGATCTTAGCCAGATCGGAGATGCTGTTGTGATCTCATGTGCGAAGGATGGAGTCAAATTCTCTGCAAGTGGAGAACTGGGAACAGGGAATGTCAAGCTGTCACAGACCTCCAATGTTGATAAAGAGGAGGAAGCT GttacaatagaaatgaatgagccAGTCCAGCTCACATTTGCTTTAAGGTATCTAAATTTCTTCACCAAAGCCACACCCCTGTCCCCAACAGTGACCCTCAGCATGTCAGCTGATATCCCACTAG TGGTCGAATACAAAATTGCAGATATGGGTCATGTGAAGTACTACCTGGCTCCAAAGATTGAAGATGAAGAAGCTTCTTAA